A window of Gemmatimonadota bacterium genomic DNA:
CGGGGCACGCTCTCCAGGGCGGGAAAGACCAGCGTCAACGGACCGGGCCAGCAGGCATCCATCAACGCTTGAACACGCCCGGGGATGCACCGGACGAGGCGGTCCAGGTCCTGCCTGTCCGACACGAGTACCAGGATCGGCTTCGCCTCGGGACGGTCCTTGGCTTCGTAAATCCGCCGAATCGCGGCAGGATTGGTCCCGTCCGCACCGATACCGTAGACCGTCTCGGTGGGAAAGGCCACCAGGCCCCCGTCCCGGATGATGTCCGCCGCCGCCTGGAGTACGGCCTGATCCGGATGAACCGGATCGATGGTCAGCACCCTCATGGCCTCTAACCCGACTGCGGGACCTGGGCGATCCTGCGCAAGCCCTTTTCGCCGATGTCCCTGCGGAAATAGCGATTATCGAACTGTACCCGGTCCACCGCTTCATAGGCCCGGTCGATGGAACCCCGGAGATCGTCGGCCAGGGCCGTCACGCCGAGGACCCTCCCGCCGTGGGTCACCAGCCTCCCGTCCCGCATGGCCGTTCCGGCATGGAAGGCGACGACGTCGTCCATGGCGTCCAGCGCGTCCAGGCCATGGATCTCCTTGCCGTCCTCGTATGGCCCGGGATATCCGCCGGAGGCCATCACGACACAGGTCGCGGCCTGGCG
This region includes:
- a CDS encoding L-threonylcarbamoyladenylate synthase, which produces MRVLTIDPVHPDQAVLQAAADIIRDGGLVAFPTETVYGIGADGTNPAAIRRIYEAKDRPEAKPILVLVSDRQDLDRLVRCIPGRVQALMDACWPGPLTLVFPALESVPRELLGQGTTIGVRHSGAAIAGALCRAVGGPVTAPSANRSGGPESLTAEDVAAQLGGRVDLILDGGRSPSDQPSTVVDVSTGTPRLIRAGCTPYDRVTEVWRH